One Pseudomonadota bacterium genomic window, TTCCGCGGCCCAGAAATAGGAAGTCGCGCGCGCTGCAGAGCTGTTTGGCAGCAGCAGCAACGGCCGTATCAACACGCAACGCTTGTGCTACAGCACTTGGTAGGTGCACTAGCGACTGTAAAACTATGCGACGCGCCTCGGCAGACATCGTGTTACGGTGCTCTGCAAGATATAACGCAAGAAGCTCAAGGGCTACGATCTGGGTCGTAAAGGCCTTGGTAGAAGCCACGCTAATCTCTGGGCCAGCATGAGTATAGAGCACCATATCCGCGCGCCTACAGATGGAAGCCCCCACTACGTTACAAATAGCTAGGGTCATCCCCTTGCCGCTCGCACACTCAAGCGCTCCGAGGGTATCGAGCGTTTCTCCCGACTGAGAAACCGCTATCACCAGGGTATCGGCATCTATCAAGCTGGTGCGGTATCGGAACTCAGATGCATAGTCCACATCACACGGGATCCTTGCAAAATTCTCGATGAAGAACTTTCCTTCAAGGCATGCGTGCCATGCGGTTCCACACGCTACGAGCACAACTCTTTTTATTTCAGGGGCCTTTACCCTAAGCTTATCAAGCTCGGGCAACTCAATGGTGCCATCCAGCTCGTTGAAACGCGAACGCAGGGTATCGCTTAAAACTCTGGACTGGTCATAGATCTCTTTCAGCATAAAGTGCTTAAAGCCGCCCTTTTGTGCCGTAATTGGGTCCCAGGTTATCCGCTCCTCTGGCCTGGCGACGATACTGCCCCTGTTCTCTATATATATAGTGTCGGCGGTAATCTCAGCTAAGTCCCCGTCCTCAAGTACAAGTATGCGACGTGTATGGGGTAAAAGGGCTGGGATGTCGCTTGCTATGAAGTTCTCTCCCTCCCCACGCCCCAAAATGATGGGGGTAGAGTTCTTTGCGACCAGGATCCGATCGGGGTTTTGGGCGTCTATAGCAAGAAAGGCATAACTTCCCCTCACCTCGGCACACATAAGCCTCATCGCCTCTAGTGGCTGAAACCCCTGCTCAAGAAACCGATTTAATAGGTGTGCTGCTACCTCAGTATCGGTCTCAGATTTAAAGATACTACCATCTTGCTCAAGGCTAGTACGAAGCTCTAGATAGTTTTCAATTATTCCGTTGTGAATAAGGCTAACCCGTCCGGCTGAGTGCGGGTGTGCGTTAGTTTCTGTTGGGCGCCCATGGGTTGCCCAGCGCGTATGTCCTATACCAACACGCGCAGTGGATACCTGCTTCTTCTCTGAAAATACCTTCTTAAGCTCAACGAGCTTACCTGTGGCTCGTGTAATCTCTATGCCACCTGCTGTACACATCGCTATGCCAGATGAATCATAACCTCGATACTCTAGTGTTTCTAGCCCACCGAGTAGTATCGGCAAGGCCTCACGATTTCCAATATACCCAACTATTCCACACATACTCAGACCCTATACGAGATTAGCAAGCCGTGCCGTTTTTTCCATACGCCACTGATACGCCAGACCTTAGCAAGATTGAGTACGTTGATACAGCCGCCTATTGCAGATTTGGATTCGTGTACACTCATGGCAGTTGCTAACTACTTTACCAGCACGGCCTTAATAAGGGCCCCTACCTACTGTGTCGTGTCGTACTGCATAGAAATCGCGATTAACCGTGTCAAAAATCTGTCGCTTTAAGAACTAAAACGATCAGCCCCCTACTGCTAATGGTATCTCAAAACGCTTTTATAA contains:
- the glmS gene encoding glutamine--fructose-6-phosphate transaminase (isomerizing); translation: MCGIVGYIGNREALPILLGGLETLEYRGYDSSGIAMCTAGGIEITRATGKLVELKKVFSEKKQVSTARVGIGHTRWATHGRPTETNAHPHSAGRVSLIHNGIIENYLELRTSLEQDGSIFKSETDTEVAAHLLNRFLEQGFQPLEAMRLMCAEVRGSYAFLAIDAQNPDRILVAKNSTPIILGRGEGENFIASDIPALLPHTRRILVLEDGDLAEITADTIYIENRGSIVARPEERITWDPITAQKGGFKHFMLKEIYDQSRVLSDTLRSRFNELDGTIELPELDKLRVKAPEIKRVVLVACGTAWHACLEGKFFIENFARIPCDVDYASEFRYRTSLIDADTLVIAVSQSGETLDTLGALECASGKGMTLAICNVVGASICRRADMVLYTHAGPEISVASTKAFTTQIVALELLALYLAEHRNTMSAEARRIVLQSLVHLPSAVAQALRVDTAVAAAAKQLCSARDFLFLGRGTCYPIALEGALKLKEISYIHAEGYPAGEMKHGPIALIDEKMPVVVILPREKLLFEKTLSNLKEVEARGARVVVVTDALPDKALGVSAEAVIYVPYISAELSPILLNIPLQLLAYHVAVMNGTDVDLPRNLAKSVTVE